In the Clostridium gelidum genome, ATTCTCCAATAATCAAGCATTTCAGAAACAGTCTGTTCTAATGTAATAGTTTGTTTCCATCCAGTATCTCTTTTTAGTTTAGTAACATCACCAACAATAATCTTTTCATCTGTTGGTCTAATAAGTTTTTGATCAACATTTAGTTCAAACTTCACCCTCATCTGATTTTCAATAATATCAATAATCTCTTTTATTGGATATATTCTTTCTGATGAGATATTATAAACCTCCCCATATGTGCCTTTTTCAGCAAGAAGCGTAAGTCCCTTTAAAAGATCTTTAAAATCCATAATTGCACGCTGTGTTTCAATATTGCCAACATGTAATATAGGATGCTTTGTGCCAGCTTTTTCTTGAGAAATGGCCCTCATAGTAAAATCAGAAGTAACATCATTTACTTTTCTTGTACCTGTAGTATTGAATATTCTTGCCCTAATAGTTCTGATGCCATAATTTACATAATACTGGTATGCCAGTAAGTCCTGTCCAACTTTGCTTACACCATATGGATGTAGTGGTTTTAATTCTGCTGTCTCTTTTACCTTTGGTTCTTTCAATTCTTCCAAAGTCGCACCGTATTCTGCACTTGAGCATGCTACAACTACAACCGGATCATATTGTGGTTGAACCAAACGAACTTTTTTAATAGCCTCAAATATCGCAATAGTCCCCCCTATATTTGTATCAATTGTTTCGTATGGTCTTTCCCACGAAACGGTAGGATAGCTCTGAGCTGCTAAATGATAAATTTGTGTAGGTTGGAATTCAGAAATTACTTTTTCTACACTTTGGCAATATCTAACATCGCATTCTATCAATTTTATTTTTTGATTAATTTCTTTTAAATCTACTGTTGGTTTATAATAAGTACCAACTACCTCCACACCTTGCTCATATAAGAATTCAACCATATGTGAACCAACCATACCTCCAGCACCAGTTACTAAAATTGTCATATTTCTCTTCTCTCCAATCCATCTAATAAATTAAATTACATTTAAGTTTATCTTAATTACAAAAAAATCTATCTTCCAACATTAGACACCAACAATGATAAATAGGAAGATGTAATTCCTGAATTATATATGTCTCATTTTCAGGCACTATTATTGATACATCAGAAACATCTTTAAGTCTTCCACCATCTCTACCTGTTAGCCCAATAACTTTCATTCCTTTAGCTTTAGCAGTAATTGCTGCATAAAGAATATTATTAGAATTACCTGATGTGGAAATGCCAAGAAAAATATCTATATTTTTCCCATATCCATTGACTTGTTGAGCAAAACAAAGAAGCCCATCTACATCATTAAGATAGGCTGTAGTGAGAGCTGCATGATTACTTAAAGCTATAGTAGGTAATCCCTCCTGCAATTTTACAGCTAATTCTTCACCACCTTTGCTATCAATTTCTATGAGCTTTTTAGCAAACTCAGCAGAGACTTTTCTCTTCTTCTTAAAACTTTTCATTAATTCACCAGTAATATGCTCTGCATCAGCTGCACTACCTCCATTACCAGCAATTAAAAGCTTGCCTCCATTTTTAAATGAGTCTTCTAATATAAAATATGCATTAGCTATTTGCTCTTTAATTGACTGTAATACTTCATATCTTTTTATTAGTAATTCGATGTGCTTATTTAATTTTTCTTCTAAAATTCTCATTATACATCTCCAACCATATATTTCTAATTACTATATATCTATTTCAAAATATCATATATAAATTGACTTAAATTCTTAAAGTGTTTATATATTGTATTATTATCTTCACCTAGTAAGGCAACATTACAACCAGCATTTAACCCTGCTTTTATGTCATTCTTCCCATCACCAAGCATCCAAGAATATGATAAATCGACATTATATTTTTCAGCAGCTTTTAATATCAAGCCAGGCTTTGGTTTTCTGCAATCACACTCAACTTTATATTCAGTTCTTTCGCCTTTAAATCCTTTATCAGGATGATGAGGACAAAAAAAGATACCATCTACATAAGCCTCTTTTTCCCCTAAAAGTGTTTCCATTTTATTATGGATTTCTTGAAGTTCTTCAAGGCTAACATCTCCTCTTGCTATTACAGGTTTTGGTAACTACAATAGTAAGATATCCGCTTTCATTAATTCTTTTAATTGCTTCACCCACGCCATCAATTAGTTCAAAATCATTAATATTTTTTAAAAATCCAACATACTTATTGATAGTACCATCTCTATCTAAAAATATAGCTTTCTGTTTATGTAAAAGATTCTTAGCTTTTACTTTGCCTGTTTTAATATCTTCAATCACAGCATAGAGTCGATCTGGAGTTCCCATATCTTTTACATATTCTGGCGAACTATAAGCAAATAGTTTTCCAGATGCAATTAGTGGTTTTAAAACTTCTCTATCTAAATCAATTTTTTTTAGTTCTTTAAATACATTAAGAATCTCTGGAGAAAACATATGAATTCCAGCATTAACACAATTCTTATACCAAAGTCTTTCATCTTCTTTATGACGCCAATTAGTCACTTTTCCATTTTTATCAGCTACAATAATTCCACTATCATACGGATGACTATTGGGATGAGTAAATATAGTTGCTACTTCACCATTATCTTTGTGAAATTTATAAAATCTATTTATGTCAATATCAAAAATAATATCTCCATTTAATACCAAGAAATCTTCAATGAGTTCATCCTTTAGAAATAATAAAGATCCAGCTGTTCCAAGTGGTTCTTTTTCTTCTACATATTTAATCTGAACACCAAATTGCTTTCCTGTCACTGGTGATATCTTGCTGCCATCCCCAAAGTAATTTTTTATAATATGTCCAAGATACCCAATAACTAAAATTATTTCTGTAAAGCCCTGCTCTCTTAAACACTCAATCTGATATTCAAGAATTGGTTTATCTAAAATATGAATCATTGGCTTTGGAACTTCTGAATTAACTGAAGCAATTCTTGTCCCTTTTCCACCAGCCATAATAACTATTTTCATAATATATATCCTCAAATCTTCTATTATTCCTATAAACTTTTTTCTAATCAAATTCATTTAATCATCTTGATGCAACTTTTCTCTTACTGCACCTTTGACTCATAAGATTCTGATGTATAATAGATAATTCTAGTCCCACCATCTTCAAATTTAAATGGAACATATAATATATCTTTCATAGCTTCTTTTACTAATGTCCTCTTATCAGGTTCAACATAAAATAATAAAAATCCGCCACCACCAGCTCCAAGTAACTTTCCACCAATTGCTCCTGCCTTTCTAGCCTTTGTATATATAGCATCAATGGAATCATTTGAAATTTTACTAGTAATTCCACGTTTTAGTTTCCATGTATAATCAAGAATTTTTCCAAACTCATTTAAATCACTTTTTGAAGTTAAAATTTTTTCTGCATCATCTACTAGACTCAACATTTCAAGCAATTGTTTTGTCTTTTCCTTCATAGTACTTTGTTGAACTTTAGATATATCAGAAGAAAATCTTGAAAATCCAGTAAAAAAAAGCATCAAATTATCATTTAATTGTTCTTTTCTTTCAGTTGAAATAATAATAGGATTAACTGTATATCCATCTGCACTAAAATTAATTCTGTTTAGTCCACCAAAAGAAGCCGCTATCTGATCCTGAATACCTCCATTCTCTTTGCAAAGTATCCTTTCTAAATATATTGCTTCATCAGCAAGCTTTTTCTTATCTGCATACTTTCCTTTTAATCCATAAAACGCATTTAGCATTCCAACTGCAAACGAGCTGCTTGTACCTAATCCAGAACGTGCAGGAAGATCTGCTTCATAATTAAGCCGAATCTCATGCATATCTAAAAACTTCATTGCTTCCCTTATTGCTGGATGTTCAATACTTTCTATAGCTTTTAAACGTTCTATTTTTGAATAACAAAGTTCAGTAGAATAATCAAAAAATCTTGGTAGATGCCGAACATTTACATAACAATATTTATCAAAAGTAGTGGAAATAACTGCTCCTCCATGTTCATTAAAAAATCCCTGAAAATCTGTCCCACCACCAAAAAAAGACATTCTAAAAGGTGTTTTGGTTATAATCATTATTTTTCTTGCTCCTTATTATTAATACTCAAACTTCTCACATGAAAAATGTGACTTAAACTTTTGAAAATTCAACGATTTTCAGTGTTTAAATATAGAAAATCCCCATAAAATATTATTGTGCAGAAAAAAATTGAGAATTCATTTCTAAAATAATGCACTATTTTAATAAGTTATTTATTTTTGCTTGTACATACTAGAAGAAGGGCGCGTATTTAGATTAAATGAAAAGGTCTATGCAGAAAATTGTAATCAATGGTATAAAAAAATGTATCCATACTATATTTATATGTTTAAAGAACTTTATATCCTTTTGTTTATCATATCTGAACAATCTATTAATTATTACAAAAAATTCAATAAATACTATTGTGAATATATAATTATAATTTTCTTATTACAGCTGTTCCACAAGCGTCAGGTATCTCAAAAACCTTCTCTGTTTTATCTTTTAAAAATTCGTGTACTGCTCTTGAAACAGCATACTTACTTTCTGAAGAATTATAATCATGAATAAATATATATCCGCCATTTTCCATATGGTTATAAAAGAAATTCAAGCCGTTCAATGTAGGTTTATAAAGGTCAACATCTAAAATTACAAAGCTAAAGACTTCATCTTCAACCCCTTTTGTAGTTTCAGGAAAATATCCAACTTTAAAATTAATATTATTTAAATCGCCTATATATTTTTTTACATATCCTAAA is a window encoding:
- a CDS encoding sugar phosphate nucleotidyltransferase, coding for MKIVIMAGGKGTRIASVNSEVPKPMIHILDKPILEYQIECLREQGFTEIILVIGYLGHIIKNYFGDGSKISPVTGKQFGVQIKYVEEKEPLGTAGSLLFLKDELIEDFLVLNGDIIFDIDINRFYKFHKDNGEVATIFTHPNSHPYDSGIIVADKNGKVTNWRHKEDERLWYKNCVNAGIHMFSPEILNVFKELKKIDLDREVLKPLIASGKLFAYSSPEYVKDMGTPDRLYAVIEDIKTGKVKAKNLLHKQKAIFLDRDGTINKYVGFLKNINDFELIDGVGEAIKRINESGYLTIVVTKTCNSKRRC
- a CDS encoding HAD-IIIA family hydrolase, which translates into the protein METLLGEKEAYVDGIFFCPHHPDKGFKGERTEYKVECDCRKPKPGLILKAAEKYNVDLSYSWMLGDGKNDIKAGLNAGCNVALLGEDNNTIYKHFKNLSQFIYDILK
- a CDS encoding GDP-mannose 4,6-dehydratase, with protein sequence MTILVTGAGGMVGSHMVEFLYEQGVEVVGTYYKPTVDLKEINQKIKLIECDVRYCQSVEKVISEFQPTQIYHLAAQSYPTVSWERPYETIDTNIGGTIAIFEAIKKVRLVQPQYDPVVVVACSSAEYGATLEELKEPKVKETAELKPLHPYGVSKVGQDLLAYQYYVNYGIRTIRARIFNTTGTRKVNDVTSDFTMRAISQEKAGTKHPILHVGNIETQRAIMDFKDLLKGLTLLAEKGTYGEVYNISSERIYPIKEIIDIIENQMRVKFELNVDQKLIRPTDEKIIVGDVTKLKRDTGWKQTITLEQTVSEMLDYWRMKLV
- a CDS encoding GHMP family kinase ATP-binding protein — translated: MIITKTPFRMSFFGGGTDFQGFFNEHGGAVISTTFDKYCYVNVRHLPRFFDYSTELCYSKIERLKAIESIEHPAIREAMKFLDMHEIRLNYEADLPARSGLGTSSSFAVGMLNAFYGLKGKYADKKKLADEAIYLERILCKENGGIQDQIAASFGGLNRINFSADGYTVNPIIISTERKEQLNDNLMLFFTGFSRFSSDISKVQQSTMKEKTKQLLEMLSLVDDAEKILTSKSDLNEFGKILDYTWKLKRGITSKISNDSIDAIYTKARKAGAIGGKLLGAGGGGFLLFYVEPDKRTLVKEAMKDILYVPFKFEDGGTRIIYYTSESYESKVQ
- a CDS encoding D-sedoheptulose-7-phosphate isomerase — translated: MRILEEKLNKHIELLIKRYEVLQSIKEQIANAYFILEDSFKNGGKLLIAGNGGSAADAEHITGELMKSFKKKRKVSAEFAKKLIEIDSKGGEELAVKLQEGLPTIALSNHAALTTAYLNDVDGLLCFAQQVNGYGKNIDIFLGISTSGNSNNILYAAITAKAKGMKVIGLTGRDGGRLKDVSDVSIIVPENETYIIQELHLPIYHCWCLMLEDRFFCN